The following coding sequences are from one Elusimicrobium minutum Pei191 window:
- a CDS encoding helix-turn-helix domain-containing protein, which produces MKMGEKIAANIKRLKITKVKLAERIGISDSSAISQWVKGKTRPLPENLEKLASEFGITVQELDDDIETGENLEEKTRALLYAIESITKKMSFGVSDEQEEYSTSSLSNKTKIDVFMPKHIAVTGEAKEEFFIYPSYSSVDEYLPMLIDSPDDKTPFALKIESGEVYAYAKEGEYAVIMPADKAITGKTALVKFNKKYCIKKIIFNDKEIVLKSGKKEIKANLEDVEVLGFVKYFLRLQ; this is translated from the coding sequence ATGAAAATGGGAGAAAAAATAGCCGCTAATATCAAAAGGCTGAAAATAACAAAAGTTAAACTTGCAGAAAGAATAGGGATTTCGGATTCAAGCGCTATATCACAGTGGGTAAAAGGAAAAACCAGGCCCTTACCGGAAAATTTGGAAAAACTTGCCTCAGAATTCGGAATAACCGTCCAAGAGCTTGATGATGACATTGAAACCGGTGAAAATTTAGAAGAAAAAACCCGCGCGCTTTTATACGCCATAGAAAGTATTACAAAAAAAATGAGTTTTGGCGTCAGCGACGAACAGGAAGAGTATTCTACCAGCTCTTTATCAAATAAAACAAAAATAGACGTTTTTATGCCAAAACATATAGCCGTTACGGGAGAGGCGAAAGAAGAATTTTTTATTTACCCAAGCTATTCTTCGGTAGATGAGTATTTGCCCATGCTTATAGACAGCCCTGATGATAAAACGCCTTTTGCATTAAAAATAGAAAGCGGAGAGGTTTACGCATACGCTAAAGAAGGCGAATACGCCGTAATTATGCCTGCCGATAAAGCTATAACCGGGAAAACCGCTCTTGTAAAATTTAACAAAAAATATTGTATAAAAAAAATTATTTTTAACGATAAGGAAATAGTACTAAAAAGCGGAAAAAAAGAAATAAAAGCAAATCTTGAAGATGTTGAAGTTTTAGGATTTGTAAAATACTTTTTAAGACTGCAATAG
- the thrS gene encoding threonine--tRNA ligase encodes MSNTDLQTARHSLSHIMAQAVQELFPGTRLGIGPAIENGFYYDFESDHKFVPEDLKAIEAKMKEIIKAKQPFACKNMPKAEAVKFFSDKGEHFKVELINELEDGSISVYTNGDFVDLCKGPHVEHTGKINNFKLTHIAGAYWKGDEKRPMLQRIYGLAFETKDKLNEYIKQQEEAAKRDHRKLGIELDLFSISEDIGPGLILMHPKGGMLRKVVEDWIRDENIKHGYDLVYSPHIARLHLWQKSGHANFYSENMFQPIEVDDQQYQLKPMNCPFHIAIYESHLRSYRDLPVRLAELGTVYRYERSGVVHGLLRVRGFTQDDAHIFCTPEQMNGEIEDCFNFAMLVMKTFGFEKFSVELSTWDETKPENYTGGKKDWEEAQNALESVLKKNNVPFTVHAGEAAFYGPKIDIKVMDAIGRYWQLSTIQFDFNLPQKFELEYVSPEGRKRPLMVHRALLGSIERFLGVLIEHYAGLFPLWLAPVQVKLLTLTDDQFDFAKDVVKQMKLAGLRAELDSRPEKLGLKIREAHVEKIPYSIVIGAKEAENKTLTLRLRSGKNVEGLSVGDVIAKLKEEADTKSLKPLFE; translated from the coding sequence ATGTCAAATACTGATTTGCAAACCGCAAGGCACTCGCTTTCCCATATTATGGCTCAGGCCGTGCAGGAATTATTTCCGGGCACGCGTTTAGGCATAGGTCCCGCGATTGAAAATGGGTTTTATTATGATTTTGAGTCGGACCATAAATTTGTGCCCGAGGATTTAAAAGCCATTGAAGCTAAAATGAAGGAAATTATTAAAGCCAAACAGCCGTTTGCTTGTAAAAACATGCCAAAGGCTGAGGCGGTTAAATTCTTTTCAGACAAGGGCGAACACTTTAAAGTAGAACTTATTAACGAACTTGAGGACGGCAGCATTTCCGTTTATACAAACGGGGATTTTGTTGACCTCTGCAAAGGCCCGCACGTTGAGCACACGGGTAAAATAAACAATTTTAAACTTACCCATATCGCAGGAGCTTACTGGAAAGGCGATGAAAAACGCCCCATGCTTCAGCGCATTTACGGCCTTGCTTTTGAAACTAAAGACAAGCTTAACGAATATATTAAACAACAAGAAGAAGCCGCCAAACGCGACCACCGCAAATTAGGCATTGAACTTGATTTGTTCAGCATCAGTGAAGACATAGGCCCCGGTTTAATTTTAATGCATCCTAAAGGTGGTATGTTAAGAAAGGTTGTTGAAGACTGGATTAGAGACGAAAATATTAAACACGGTTATGACTTGGTTTATTCGCCCCATATCGCAAGGCTGCACCTTTGGCAAAAAAGCGGACACGCCAATTTCTATTCCGAAAATATGTTTCAGCCTATAGAAGTTGACGACCAGCAGTACCAGCTTAAACCTATGAACTGTCCTTTCCATATAGCTATTTATGAGTCGCACTTAAGGTCATACCGTGATTTACCAGTAAGGCTTGCCGAACTGGGTACGGTTTACAGATATGAACGCAGCGGCGTTGTTCACGGTCTTTTGCGTGTAAGAGGTTTTACGCAAGACGACGCGCACATTTTCTGCACTCCCGAACAAATGAACGGCGAAATTGAGGATTGCTTTAACTTTGCCATGTTGGTTATGAAAACATTTGGTTTTGAAAAATTCTCGGTAGAGCTTTCCACCTGGGATGAAACCAAACCTGAAAATTACACCGGTGGCAAAAAAGACTGGGAGGAGGCGCAAAACGCCCTTGAAAGCGTGTTAAAGAAGAACAATGTGCCTTTTACCGTACATGCGGGTGAAGCTGCTTTTTACGGTCCCAAAATCGATATTAAAGTTATGGACGCTATAGGAAGATATTGGCAGCTTTCCACAATTCAGTTTGACTTTAACCTGCCCCAGAAATTTGAGCTTGAATATGTTTCGCCCGAAGGCAGAAAAAGACCTCTTATGGTGCACAGGGCTTTACTAGGCTCAATTGAAAGGTTTTTAGGCGTTTTAATTGAACATTACGCGGGCTTATTTCCGTTATGGCTTGCGCCTGTGCAGGTAAAACTTTTAACTCTTACGGACGACCAGTTTGACTTTGCCAAAGACGTTGTTAAACAAATGAAGCTTGCAGGTTTAAGGGCAGAGCTTGACTCCAGGCCTGAAAAACTTGGCCTTAAAATAAGGGAGGCGCATGTTGAAAAGATACCCTACTCCATAGTGATAGGCGCTAAAGAAGCGGAAAACAAAACGCTTACACTTAGGTTAAGAAGCGGCAAAAATGTTGAAGGCCTTAGCGTTGGGGATGTTATAGCAAAACTTAAGGAAGAGGCCGATACAAAGAGTTTAAAACCTTTGTTTGAATAA
- a CDS encoding ABC-F family ATP-binding cassette domain-containing protein, which yields MLEIKNLSYSIGLRTLLNSANAFIARGQKAGLVGLNGCGKTTLFNLILGKLHPESGEINIPSEVRVATVKQEIEDTSETLLNSILNSDIRLKTLQHDLEIETDGRKIAEIHDQLNTLGIHSASARAAAILTGLGFKNSDFERSLKEFSGGWRMRAALAATLFAPSDILLLDEPTNHLDLETTIWLENHLAKMDRTIIIISHDRNILNKLCDRIILMDESKLKSYNGNYDIFERSRNIEKENAAAAAKQHELTRAHLQSFVDRFRYKASKAKQAQSRIKMLERLGDAPPVPVDAEVQFRFPQPEQLPPYLISIEDGVAGYINDEDFNYSEKVVLKNFNLTVSQDDRIAFLGANGNGKSTLAKVLAERLRLLSGKVKKSRKLRTAYFAQHQTEELPLDKTAFEVMSDAMGFVPMTAVYTQLGGFGLNKKKADTKIGKLSGGEKARLMLSLITKDKPHLLILDEPTNHLDIVSRSALLDALNQYEGAVILITHDLHMIELVCERLILIAGGGVRNFEGDVEDYKQKILNGTLEYFDEFAAQDDANSEERSRAEKRRQDAQKRLAAAPLRKELKELERSISQMQQERAVLEGELIKKFDQQKSKELAYKIKDIDKAEEKWLELSNKLEEHLT from the coding sequence ATGTTAGAAATAAAAAACTTATCTTACAGCATAGGGTTACGCACTCTTCTTAACAGCGCGAACGCCTTTATAGCCAGAGGCCAAAAAGCGGGCCTTGTGGGTTTAAACGGCTGTGGTAAAACAACTTTATTTAATCTAATTTTAGGCAAGCTTCACCCCGAAAGCGGTGAAATTAATATTCCTTCCGAAGTGCGCGTAGCCACTGTTAAACAGGAAATTGAGGACACTTCCGAAACGCTGTTAAATTCAATACTCAACTCAGACATACGCTTAAAAACTTTACAGCATGATTTGGAAATCGAAACCGACGGCAGAAAGATAGCTGAAATACACGACCAGCTTAATACTTTAGGCATTCACAGTGCAAGCGCGAGAGCGGCCGCTATTTTAACGGGCCTGGGTTTTAAAAACAGCGATTTTGAACGCTCTTTAAAAGAATTTTCAGGCGGTTGGCGTATGCGCGCCGCGCTTGCGGCCACATTATTCGCCCCTTCGGACATTTTACTTTTAGACGAGCCCACCAACCACTTGGATTTGGAAACCACTATCTGGCTTGAAAACCATTTAGCTAAAATGGACCGCACCATAATTATAATAAGCCATGACCGCAATATTTTAAACAAACTTTGTGACCGCATTATTTTAATGGATGAAAGCAAATTAAAATCATACAACGGCAATTATGATATTTTTGAAAGAAGCAGAAATATTGAAAAAGAAAACGCCGCCGCTGCCGCCAAACAGCATGAACTTACAAGAGCGCATTTGCAATCCTTTGTTGACAGATTCCGTTACAAAGCAAGTAAAGCCAAACAGGCGCAAAGCAGAATAAAAATGCTTGAGCGTTTGGGTGATGCTCCCCCCGTTCCCGTGGACGCTGAAGTGCAATTCCGCTTCCCGCAGCCGGAACAGCTGCCGCCTTATTTAATAAGCATAGAAGACGGCGTTGCCGGTTATATTAATGACGAAGATTTTAATTACAGCGAAAAGGTTGTTTTAAAAAATTTTAACCTTACCGTTAGTCAAGATGACAGAATTGCCTTTTTAGGCGCTAACGGAAACGGCAAATCAACTTTAGCCAAAGTATTGGCTGAAAGGTTAAGATTACTATCGGGCAAAGTGAAAAAATCACGCAAACTGCGCACCGCTTATTTTGCCCAGCACCAAACTGAAGAACTGCCTTTAGATAAAACCGCTTTTGAAGTTATGTCAGACGCAATGGGCTTTGTTCCCATGACGGCGGTTTACACTCAGCTGGGCGGTTTTGGCCTAAATAAAAAAAAGGCTGATACTAAAATAGGCAAACTTTCCGGCGGAGAAAAAGCCAGGTTAATGCTTTCTTTAATTACAAAAGATAAGCCCCACCTGCTTATTTTAGACGAGCCTACCAACCACCTTGACATTGTTTCGCGCAGCGCTCTTTTAGATGCGCTTAACCAATATGAAGGCGCCGTTATTTTGATCACGCATGACTTACATATGATAGAACTTGTTTGTGAGAGGCTAATTTTAATAGCGGGCGGCGGCGTACGCAATTTTGAAGGCGACGTTGAGGATTACAAACAAAAAATTTTAAACGGCACTCTTGAATATTTTGACGAATTTGCCGCGCAAGACGACGCCAACTCCGAGGAACGCAGCCGAGCGGAAAAAAGAAGGCAGGACGCGCAAAAAAGGCTTGCCGCCGCACCTTTAAGAAAAGAGCTTAAAGAACTTGAAAGAAGCATTTCTCAAATGCAGCAGGAACGCGCGGTGTTGGAGGGTGAACTTATTAAAAAATTTGACCAGCAAAAATCTAAAGAGCTCGCTTACAAAATAAAAGATATTGATAAAGCCGAAGAAAAATGGCTTGAACTCTCCAATAAACTTGAAGAACATTTAACTTAA
- a CDS encoding LTA synthase family protein: protein MKTIKLIFEDFYLSFKRDFAFLAVISILGLFVSLYGFYQLGVLSPGTVIIGGLQKFAVEFFFLAIFLYFFHLIGIRKKWFYIVVLFLYFVIVSCDITLLMYFKERFGAKYLQTVEGADYGFMTDYRVIGYVLFLIIYSVTAVLKLLKPVSKPQAADRIWKAFILFLLFLFIPFYNLLPAQKTFYSKYLLTPTPIYIIKGLLAKKQNVIPKLTPKTEELAKKYNLFEHSQQKDLPKFDRVIFLSTESLSNKFIRARNPNLPADASPSLDSLIAKYPYASLQAGALSTLYGLSIIFSGHPNAKLSFENKYPISFVRILKENGFKTAFIRGANEFYMDENVLFNQAGFEEVYGANHFSKLPKYKGDIEWWGLTDRKLFDFAVEYLKENKDKKVFIQMLTVDTHVPKGREDYLGQEYPGEPDNHLYRSPNMVRAFWKHDHDLGLFVKKLEKEGLFDDRTLLIVSGDHPFFSNISFTSLVTPFKDDFNNLPFLLISKKPIKAPLTENPLASQIDIAPTVLALTGFDIPKGMFGKSLFEEAPRAAFDIKEDYIIVKTPEETNLYPIKNDERSGITALVNTFLEPTAP from the coding sequence ATGAAGACAATAAAACTTATATTTGAAGATTTTTATCTTTCCTTTAAACGTGATTTTGCTTTTTTGGCAGTAATATCAATACTTGGGCTTTTTGTTTCCTTATACGGATTTTACCAACTTGGCGTTTTAAGCCCCGGCACTGTTATTATAGGCGGGTTGCAAAAATTCGCCGTCGAATTCTTTTTCCTCGCTATATTTTTATATTTTTTCCATTTAATAGGCATACGCAAAAAATGGTTTTACATAGTTGTTTTATTTCTTTATTTTGTAATAGTTTCCTGCGATATTACGCTCCTTATGTATTTTAAGGAACGCTTTGGCGCGAAATATCTTCAAACCGTTGAAGGCGCGGATTACGGTTTTATGACGGATTACCGCGTAATCGGTTATGTTTTATTTTTAATAATCTATTCCGTGACGGCTGTGTTAAAACTTTTAAAGCCTGTTTCCAAACCTCAGGCGGCCGACAGAATTTGGAAAGCCTTTATTTTATTTTTACTTTTTTTATTTATACCTTTTTATAATTTGCTGCCTGCGCAAAAAACTTTTTACTCAAAATATCTTCTTACCCCCACGCCTATTTATATAATTAAAGGTCTTTTGGCTAAAAAACAAAATGTCATACCCAAGCTTACTCCAAAAACGGAAGAACTGGCAAAAAAATATAATTTATTTGAACATTCCCAACAAAAAGACCTGCCTAAGTTTGACCGTGTTATTTTCCTTTCAACGGAATCTTTATCAAACAAATTTATACGCGCCCGAAATCCTAATTTACCGGCGGACGCTTCCCCTTCGCTTGACTCTTTAATAGCAAAATACCCTTACGCTTCTTTACAGGCGGGGGCGCTTTCCACACTATACGGGCTAAGCATTATATTTTCAGGCCATCCGAACGCAAAATTAAGTTTTGAAAATAAATACCCCATTTCCTTTGTGCGGATATTAAAAGAAAACGGCTTTAAAACCGCTTTTATACGCGGCGCAAATGAATTTTATATGGATGAAAATGTTTTGTTTAACCAGGCCGGCTTTGAGGAAGTTTACGGCGCGAACCACTTTTCAAAACTGCCAAAATATAAAGGCGACATCGAATGGTGGGGCCTTACGGACCGCAAACTTTTTGATTTTGCAGTGGAATATTTAAAAGAAAATAAAGACAAAAAAGTTTTTATTCAAATGCTTACTGTTGACACACACGTACCTAAAGGCAGGGAAGATTATCTGGGCCAAGAATATCCCGGCGAGCCGGACAACCATCTTTACCGCTCCCCCAATATGGTGCGCGCTTTTTGGAAGCATGACCACGACCTTGGTTTGTTTGTTAAAAAGTTAGAAAAAGAAGGCCTTTTTGACGATAGAACTTTGCTTATCGTTTCGGGCGACCATCCGTTTTTTTCAAACATAAGTTTTACAAGCCTTGTAACGCCTTTTAAAGATGATTTTAACAATTTACCTTTTTTACTGATTTCAAAAAAACCGATTAAAGCGCCTTTAACTGAAAATCCTTTAGCTTCACAAATAGATATTGCGCCTACGGTGCTTGCTCTTACGGGTTTTGATATCCCAAAAGGAATGTTCGGTAAAAGCCTGTTTGAGGAAGCCCCCCGCGCAGCATTTGATATAAAAGAAGATTATATTATCGTAAAAACGCCGGAAGAAACTAATTTATACCCTATAAAAAATGATGAAAGAAGCGGTATCACCGCGCTTGTTAATACTTTTTTGGAGCCAACAGCTCCCTAA
- a CDS encoding type IV pilin protein, which yields MKKGFTLIELLVVVLIIGILAAIALPQYTNAVEKSRMSEALIVGKNFVDASQRYFLQTGEYPTSFDELDIEVPGGYTINGAWATSNNFTMQLDGKNAIVPAIRIFRLNSAGEKVDYYIWWDMTKNSRTCNIHAGIINTFSDKGKKLCLSAGGKDSGTSGVWNF from the coding sequence ATGAAAAAAGGATTTACTTTAATAGAACTTTTAGTGGTAGTCTTAATTATAGGCATACTTGCCGCCATAGCGTTGCCGCAATATACAAACGCCGTGGAAAAATCCCGTATGTCCGAAGCGTTAATAGTAGGCAAAAATTTTGTTGACGCAAGCCAAAGATATTTCCTCCAAACGGGCGAATACCCTACATCTTTTGATGAACTTGACATTGAAGTTCCGGGCGGATATACAATAAACGGCGCCTGGGCCACAAGTAACAACTTTACAATGCAGCTTGACGGTAAAAATGCCATTGTTCCCGCTATAAGAATTTTCCGCCTTAACAGCGCGGGAGAGAAAGTTGATTATTATATTTGGTGGGATATGACTAAAAATTCCAGAACATGCAACATACACGCGGGTATAATAAACACTTTTAGCGATAAAGGTAAAAAACTTTGCCTTTCCGCCGGGGGAAAAGATTCCGGCACAAGCGGCGTTTGGAATTTTTAA
- the yajC gene encoding preprotein translocase subunit YajC: MEAAGGGSALNLIMIFVAALFLIMMVMSSRGDKKRAQVQREMIDALKKDDKVVIFGGIVGTIAGFKDDMVEVKLSETNKITVLKTSIVKAINK; encoded by the coding sequence ATGGAAGCAGCAGGCGGAGGAAGCGCACTAAACTTAATAATGATTTTTGTGGCGGCGTTATTTCTTATTATGATGGTAATGTCAAGCCGCGGCGATAAAAAAAGAGCCCAGGTCCAAAGAGAAATGATTGACGCCCTTAAAAAAGACGATAAAGTTGTTATCTTTGGCGGTATTGTGGGAACCATAGCCGGATTTAAAGACGATATGGTTGAAGTAAAACTTTCGGAAACTAATAAAATAACGGTGCTTAAAACAAGCATTGTAAAAGCAATCAACAAATAA
- the secD gene encoding protein translocase subunit SecD, whose translation MSNKVLVKWAVILVALFASVYLLYPVYKWYSLSNEDRAKLEASGDRPKNILNLGLDLRGGSSLLLELDVTKLPDNTPAARNDAVSRAIEIIRNRIDQYGVAETPITRQGEKWISVQLPGIANPAQAEALIGKTAMLEFRIVKPQTSALDKAAAKIEDTEEPWDEDGNLIPSLAKLLPADTIVLKNKEGGFSFLEKEVKVTGADLENAQVNVGGDYGYPEVSFTFSAEGAKKFGSLTGSNIGKQLAIVLDNTVQSAPSIQSRITRDGRISGRFTMDEARRLAITLRAGALPAPVKIIEKRTIGPSLGEDSIKSGVRASLYGIVIILILMAIYYKSGGIISNIALILNLVFLLAAMAAFNATLTMPGIAGIILSLAMAIDANVLILERMREEKLRGRSLYEMIDLGYTKAWSAIFDSNFTSWIVALFLFQFGSGPVKGFAVTLTLGLLIGVFTSVFVTRAIYDLLLTANPKDISL comes from the coding sequence ATGTCCAACAAAGTACTAGTTAAATGGGCTGTGATTCTTGTTGCTTTGTTCGCGTCAGTTTATTTGCTTTACCCTGTTTACAAATGGTACAGCTTATCAAACGAAGACCGCGCAAAGCTTGAAGCATCCGGCGACAGACCTAAAAATATTCTTAACTTAGGCCTTGACCTCAGAGGCGGCAGCAGTTTGCTCCTCGAACTTGATGTTACAAAATTACCTGATAACACTCCTGCGGCACGCAATGACGCAGTGAGCAGGGCCATTGAAATTATCAGAAACCGTATTGACCAATACGGCGTAGCGGAAACGCCTATAACAAGACAAGGCGAAAAATGGATTTCCGTCCAACTTCCCGGCATAGCAAACCCCGCTCAGGCGGAAGCCTTAATCGGCAAAACGGCAATGCTTGAGTTTAGGATAGTAAAGCCCCAGACTTCGGCTTTAGATAAAGCCGCCGCTAAAATAGAGGACACAGAAGAGCCTTGGGACGAAGACGGCAATTTAATACCTTCACTCGCAAAACTCCTTCCCGCGGATACTATTGTTTTAAAAAATAAAGAAGGCGGATTTTCCTTTTTAGAAAAAGAAGTAAAAGTAACGGGCGCCGATCTTGAAAACGCTCAAGTTAACGTGGGCGGAGACTACGGCTACCCCGAAGTGTCTTTTACTTTTTCTGCCGAAGGCGCAAAAAAGTTTGGTTCTTTAACGGGTTCAAACATAGGCAAGCAACTTGCCATTGTTTTAGATAACACCGTTCAATCAGCCCCTTCAATACAAAGCAGAATCACAAGAGACGGCCGCATTTCAGGCAGATTTACCATGGACGAAGCAAGACGCCTCGCCATTACTTTAAGAGCAGGCGCCTTACCCGCACCGGTAAAAATTATTGAAAAGCGCACAATCGGCCCCAGCTTGGGTGAAGACTCTATTAAGTCAGGCGTAAGAGCTTCTTTATACGGCATTGTAATAATCCTTATTTTAATGGCTATTTATTATAAATCCGGCGGTATTATCTCAAACATCGCGCTTATCCTGAACTTAGTTTTCCTTTTAGCGGCTATGGCGGCGTTTAACGCTACGCTTACAATGCCGGGTATAGCAGGTATTATACTTTCACTCGCTATGGCTATCGACGCCAACGTTCTTATTTTGGAACGTATGCGTGAGGAAAAATTAAGAGGAAGGTCCTTATACGAAATGATTGACCTCGGATACACTAAAGCATGGAGCGCTATTTTTGATTCTAACTTCACTTCATGGATCGTGGCTTTGTTCCTCTTCCAGTTCGGTTCAGGCCCGGTTAAAGGTTTTGCCGTTACGCTCACATTAGGTCTTTTAATAGGCGTGTTTACGTCAGTTTTCGTAACAAGGGCTATTTACGACCTTCTTCTTACGGCTAACCCCAAGGATATAAGCTTATGA
- a CDS encoding type IV pilin protein: MKKGFTLIELLVVVLIIGILAAIALPQYTKAVEKSRWSEAKIMVKALKDAQDRYFLATGEYTSNLTDLDIEVPSSTKYFTYIMHTSPLLHIEANRTGQSIWMVKYAGTEEIFCAAANGSEENKKLCKTITSREGIACPEPGYTCFPI; the protein is encoded by the coding sequence ATGAAAAAAGGATTTACTTTAATAGAATTACTTGTAGTTGTTCTTATTATAGGCATACTTGCCGCTATAGCGTTGCCTCAATATACCAAAGCGGTTGAAAAAAGCCGTTGGTCTGAGGCAAAGATAATGGTAAAAGCTTTAAAGGACGCGCAGGACAGATATTTTTTGGCGACAGGCGAGTATACCTCCAACCTTACTGATTTAGATATTGAAGTCCCCTCATCAACAAAATATTTTACCTATATTATGCACACTTCTCCGTTACTACATATTGAGGCTAATCGTACGGGGCAAAGCATATGGATGGTAAAATACGCCGGCACTGAGGAAATATTTTGCGCCGCGGCAAACGGCTCGGAAGAAAACAAAAAACTGTGTAAAACAATAACAAGCAGAGAAGGCATTGCCTGCCCGGAGCCGGGATATACCTGTTTCCCGATATAA